In one Carettochelys insculpta isolate YL-2023 chromosome 6, ASM3395843v1, whole genome shotgun sequence genomic region, the following are encoded:
- the LOC142015198 gene encoding olfactory receptor 5AR1-like yields the protein MEKVNHSVVTEFILSGLTDHPELQVPLFGVFLLIYVINLVGNGGLILLITIEPRLHTSMYFFLRNLSFCDLCYSSVIVPNMLWNFLAENKSISYTACAVQTYFFVAFADVECLLLAVMAYDCYVAICSPLLYRVTMSRQLCNQLVTRCYSVGLIDALIQTCCIVRLSFCSSNTINHFSCDIPPLLALACSDTRVSEILMFAFIGFIIVSSVLIVLLSYVFIISTILQICSAEGQGKAFSTCTCHLAAVVMFHGTQLFMYLRPRSSYSMETDKIASVFYTVVIPMLNPLIYSLRNVKVKDALRKAMHKLTSNSRCSLTQ from the coding sequence ATGGAAAAGGTAAACCACTCAGTGGTGACTGAGTTCATTCTCTCAGGACTGACAGATCATCCAGAGCTGCAGGTCCCCCTGTTTGGGGTATTCCTACTGATTTATGTTATCAACCTGGTGGGGAACGGGGGATTGATCTTGTTAATCACCATTGAACCCCGACTCCACACCTCCATGTACTTTTTCCTCAGGAATTTGTCTTTCTGTGATCTCTGCTATTCCTCCGTAATTGTGCCTAACATGCTCTGGAATTTCTTAGCTGAGAATAAAAGCATTTCTTACACGGCCTGTGCAGTGCAAACTTATTtctttgttgcttttgcagatgttgaatgcctcctgctggctgtgatGGCGTATGACTGTTATGTGGCCATCTGTAGCCCACTGCTGTATAGGGTTACCATGTCCAGACAGCTTTGTAACCAGCTGGTGACTAGATGCTATAGTGTGGGATTGATAGATGCACTGATACAAACATGCTGCATAGTTAGGCTGTCATTCTGCAGCTCCAACACCATCAACCATTTCTCCTGTGACATCCCCCCGCTGCTGGCACTTGCCTGTTCTGACACCCGCGTCAGTGAGATTCTGATGTTTGCCTTCATAGGCTTTATTATAGTGAGCAGTGTTCTGATTGTCCTCCTCTCCTATGTCTTTATCATCTCCACCATTCTGCAGATCTGCTCTGCTGAGGGCCAGggcaaagccttctccacctgcactTGTCACTTGGCTGCAGTGGTCATGTTTCACGGCACCCAACTCTTCATGTACTTACGACCCCGCTCCAGCTATTCCATGGAAACGGACAAAATAGCCTCAGTGTTTTACACGGTGGTGATCCCCATGCTGAACCCCCTCATCTACAGCCTGAGGAACGTAAAGGTGAAGGATGCCCTGAGGAAAGCAATGCATAAGCTCACAAGCAATTCACGATGCTCTTTAACTCAGTAG